From the Chloroflexus aurantiacus J-10-fl genome, one window contains:
- a CDS encoding NADH:flavin oxidoreductase/NADH oxidase, with protein sequence MQPHLFTPLTIGAVTLRNRIGMSPMCQYSAHDGFPGDWHLMHLGARAAGGVGLVILEATAVSPEGRISPFDLGIWSDDHVEALARLVRLIESLGAVPGIQLAHAGRKASMGRPWEGSKLVPPEAGGWSVVGPTAEPFAPGYPQPTPLDAQGIAKVVADFAAATRRALAAGFRWVEIHAAHGYLLHNFLSPLGNDRTDAYGGDLRGRARLLLEVTDAVRAAWPAQLPLAVRLSCSDWTPEGLTIADTVEVARMLRERGVDLIDCSSGGIAPGISIPVGEGYQVPFAAQIRREAQIATAAVGMITRPEHADAIVRNGDADLVLLGRELLRDPHWPLRAARALGHDLAPPPQYLRAW encoded by the coding sequence ATGCAACCACATCTCTTTACACCGTTGACAATTGGCGCAGTGACGCTGCGTAACCGGATCGGGATGTCGCCGATGTGTCAGTACAGTGCGCACGACGGCTTTCCCGGCGATTGGCATCTGATGCACCTGGGCGCCCGCGCTGCCGGTGGTGTCGGTCTGGTGATCTTAGAGGCAACCGCCGTCTCACCAGAGGGCCGCATTTCGCCCTTCGATCTGGGTATCTGGAGCGACGATCATGTCGAGGCGCTGGCCAGGCTGGTTCGTCTGATCGAGAGTTTAGGGGCAGTGCCCGGTATTCAACTGGCGCACGCCGGGCGAAAGGCGAGTATGGGGCGGCCCTGGGAGGGCAGTAAGCTGGTGCCGCCGGAAGCCGGTGGCTGGTCGGTGGTGGGGCCGACGGCTGAGCCGTTTGCGCCCGGTTATCCGCAACCGACGCCGCTTGATGCACAGGGGATTGCGAAGGTGGTGGCCGATTTTGCCGCTGCCACCCGGCGGGCATTGGCCGCCGGTTTTCGCTGGGTTGAGATTCACGCTGCCCACGGCTATCTGTTGCACAATTTTCTTTCGCCGCTCGGCAATGACCGTACCGATGCGTATGGCGGTGATTTGCGCGGTCGGGCGCGCCTGCTGCTCGAAGTGACCGATGCTGTGCGCGCCGCCTGGCCGGCCCAGTTGCCGCTCGCGGTGCGGCTGTCGTGTAGCGATTGGACGCCGGAAGGGTTGACGATTGCCGATACGGTGGAGGTGGCCCGGATGCTTCGTGAACGCGGGGTTGATCTGATTGACTGTAGTTCCGGTGGGATTGCCCCCGGTATCAGCATCCCGGTCGGTGAAGGTTATCAGGTGCCGTTTGCCGCACAGATACGCCGTGAAGCGCAGATCGCGACTGCCGCAGTGGGGATGATTACCCGCCCGGAACACGCCGATGCGATTGTGCGGAACGGTGATGCCGATCTGGTGCTGTTGGGGCGCGAGCTGCTGCGCGATCCGCACTGGCCGCTCCGCGCTGCCCGTGCGCTGGGCCACGATCTCGCTCCACCACCGCAATACCTGCGCGCCTGGTAA
- a CDS encoding helicase-related protein: MPTPGSIVRCRERDWVLLPGSDDDRILLRPLTGRSDEVVAISRVLSEVLAYDLPTERVSEAQFPLPTAAEVQDAQATRLLWQAARMALRDGATPLRSLGRISIRPRLYQFVPLLMALRLQPVRMLIADDVGVGKTIEALLIARELWDRGEIRRLAVLCPPYLCDQWQQELQQKFHLDAVVIRPGTIAQLERQTPAGRDMYEHFPVQVISIDWVKTARNRARFLLFCPELVIVDEAHGVAPAAETAGQLRHELVRELAAQADRHLILLTATPHSGAPTTFRALIGLIDPAFAEWDVSNLNDAQRARLARHFVQRTRADIEQGWADGLPGFPQRELRDEHYSLTPAYYNLFRDVYTFCNGLVRSGDGLREPQRRVRYWAALSLLRCVMSSPAAAVMALRKRATRLYADDDEPLDDALWQGIVFETETAEPDDEPPTAVIEQAEITFNESEQRRLAALAARAEQIARQGQDAKLHGVIDLTRRLIDDGYAPIIWCRYVATADYVAQALRQQLTDCHVTLVTGRMGEEERRAVIAAAPLDRPRVLVATDCISEGINLHERYNAAIHYDLPWNPNRLEQREGRVDRYGQQAPTVVTVRYYGLNNEVDGVVIDVLLRKAREIRRALGAHVPVPSESVVEALTQALFLRRSPNAQQLTLDLEAPATQDFHRRWDEATERERRTRTRFAQHALKLTDVQPILDATDRVLGNPAEVRDFVVTAASRLDLRVRPHPRQPEVLLVEAGPYTPAVVRDALPRQTGPLAISFLSPTPPGAEYVGRNHRLVSTLSSYLFEAALAQSRRSDGTPAVVARVGVIRTTAVNRLTVLLLTRSRYLLTLPAQQRPLLAEEALVSGFVFATGTERHWLPADEALHLLTTAQPAANLSPDEKRELAELVLNDLDKVTRDHPIWQELHRQIEQRATDLRQAYRDVRRVIQEQVRGVTVEPIFPPDLIGLLVLQPTVRSR, encoded by the coding sequence ATGCCGACGCCCGGTTCGATTGTCCGTTGTCGCGAACGCGATTGGGTGCTCTTGCCCGGTAGTGATGATGACCGCATCCTGCTGCGGCCACTGACCGGGCGGAGCGATGAGGTGGTTGCGATCTCGCGGGTGTTGAGCGAGGTGCTGGCCTACGATCTGCCGACTGAACGGGTGAGTGAGGCGCAGTTTCCGCTGCCGACCGCCGCTGAGGTACAGGATGCGCAGGCGACCAGGCTGCTCTGGCAGGCGGCGCGCATGGCGTTGCGCGACGGCGCCACCCCCCTGCGCTCACTGGGGCGGATTTCGATCCGCCCCCGCCTGTACCAGTTCGTGCCCTTGCTGATGGCCCTGCGCCTTCAGCCGGTACGCATGCTGATCGCCGATGATGTCGGCGTGGGGAAGACGATTGAGGCCCTGTTGATCGCCCGTGAATTGTGGGATCGGGGTGAGATTCGCCGCCTGGCCGTGCTCTGCCCGCCCTACCTCTGCGACCAGTGGCAGCAGGAGTTGCAGCAGAAGTTTCACCTCGACGCGGTGGTCATCCGTCCCGGTACGATTGCTCAGCTCGAACGCCAGACCCCCGCCGGACGGGATATGTATGAGCATTTTCCAGTCCAGGTGATCAGTATTGATTGGGTGAAGACGGCCCGCAATCGTGCCCGCTTTCTGCTGTTCTGCCCGGAGCTGGTGATTGTCGATGAGGCGCACGGGGTGGCACCGGCAGCCGAAACCGCCGGGCAGTTGCGGCACGAACTGGTGCGCGAGCTTGCGGCTCAGGCCGACCGCCATCTCATCTTGCTGACGGCTACCCCGCACAGTGGCGCGCCGACCACGTTTCGAGCGTTGATCGGGTTGATCGATCCGGCCTTCGCCGAGTGGGATGTCAGTAATCTCAACGACGCGCAACGGGCGCGCCTCGCACGCCATTTTGTCCAGCGTACCCGCGCCGACATCGAGCAGGGGTGGGCCGATGGCCTGCCCGGTTTTCCCCAACGGGAGTTGCGCGATGAACACTATTCGCTCACACCCGCCTACTACAATCTGTTTCGCGATGTCTACACCTTCTGCAACGGTCTGGTCAGAAGCGGTGATGGGCTGCGCGAACCGCAACGCCGTGTCCGCTATTGGGCGGCACTCTCGCTGTTGCGCTGCGTGATGTCCAGTCCCGCCGCGGCAGTGATGGCGTTGCGGAAGCGGGCCACCCGCCTGTACGCCGACGACGATGAACCGCTCGATGATGCGCTGTGGCAGGGGATCGTCTTTGAGACGGAGACGGCGGAACCGGATGATGAGCCGCCAACGGCGGTGATTGAACAGGCCGAGATCACCTTCAACGAGAGTGAACAACGCCGCCTGGCCGCGCTTGCCGCCCGCGCCGAACAGATTGCCCGTCAGGGGCAGGACGCCAAACTGCACGGGGTGATCGATCTGACGCGCCGCCTGATCGATGATGGCTATGCGCCGATTATCTGGTGTCGCTATGTGGCTACGGCTGATTATGTGGCGCAGGCGTTGCGGCAACAGCTTACCGACTGCCACGTCACCCTGGTCACCGGTCGGATGGGGGAAGAGGAGCGACGGGCGGTGATTGCAGCGGCTCCGCTCGACCGGCCACGGGTGCTGGTCGCTACCGATTGTATTTCAGAGGGGATCAACCTGCACGAGCGGTACAATGCCGCGATCCATTACGATCTGCCCTGGAATCCGAACCGCCTGGAGCAGCGCGAAGGGCGGGTTGATCGCTACGGCCAGCAGGCGCCAACGGTGGTGACGGTTCGCTACTACGGCCTCAACAACGAGGTTGATGGGGTCGTGATTGATGTGTTGTTGCGCAAGGCGCGCGAAATTCGCCGTGCCCTCGGTGCCCACGTGCCGGTGCCATCCGAGAGTGTGGTCGAAGCGCTTACCCAGGCCCTGTTCCTGCGCCGCAGCCCGAATGCGCAACAGTTGACGCTTGATCTGGAGGCACCGGCAACCCAGGACTTTCACCGGCGCTGGGACGAAGCCACCGAACGGGAGCGGCGGACGCGCACCCGCTTTGCCCAGCACGCCCTGAAGCTGACCGATGTCCAGCCCATTCTGGACGCTACCGACCGCGTGCTCGGCAATCCGGCTGAAGTGCGTGATTTTGTGGTCACGGCGGCCAGCCGCCTCGATCTGCGGGTACGCCCGCATCCGCGTCAGCCCGAGGTGCTGCTCGTGGAAGCCGGCCCCTACACGCCGGCAGTGGTGCGTGACGCCCTGCCCCGTCAGACCGGGCCATTGGCTATCAGTTTCCTCTCGCCCACCCCACCCGGCGCCGAGTACGTCGGACGTAATCATCGGCTGGTCAGCACCCTGAGCAGTTACCTGTTTGAAGCTGCTCTTGCCCAGAGCCGGCGCAGCGACGGCACCCCAGCCGTGGTGGCGCGGGTAGGCGTGATTCGCACGACAGCAGTGAATCGGCTGACCGTCTTACTCCTCACCCGCTCGCGCTACCTGCTGACGCTGCCCGCGCAGCAGCGCCCGCTGCTGGCCGAAGAGGCACTGGTCAGCGGGTTTGTCTTTGCTACCGGGACAGAGCGGCACTGGCTGCCTGCCGACGAGG
- a CDS encoding Eco57I restriction-modification methylase domain-containing protein, translating to MVASDESLVEVRRQAIQAAFDAGKPADERNRLGQFATPYALAGEIARYIKLVAGDQLQTIRFADPALGTGSFYSAVLAAFGREQIVSAVGIELDPALCSAARDLWAPFGLDVVQGDFTHIVDTFQRPDAPNLILANPPYVRHHHLHREEKERLRALVFRKTGVHVHGLAGLYVYFMLLATAWMADGGYAAWLVPAEFMDVNYGTALKRYLTDHVTLLRIHRFDPQDVQFGDALVSSAVLVFQKVPPPPDHVIDVTFGGRLSNPWFSEHIPLQCLRDSRKWTVYPRHACNDRSLSSTVDTFTLGDLFRIQRGIVTGNNAWFVIERARAAQLRLPPQFLRPVLPAPRFLNTTIIEADPDGYPQIEPQLCVIDCNLPEPVVQAQFPKLWEYFQTAEQAGVRRGYLIERRNPWYRQEHRDPAPFLCTYMGRGTGERRPFRFIWNRSRAIATNLYLMLYPTGYLAQLLQQHPDAAADVFALLHQLNSNELRGEGRVYGGGLHKIEPAELARISASGFVERWPELQAGAHRQFALFEDVG from the coding sequence ATGGTAGCAAGTGACGAGAGTCTGGTTGAAGTACGACGACAGGCGATTCAGGCGGCATTTGATGCGGGTAAACCGGCTGACGAGCGGAATCGACTCGGTCAGTTTGCAACCCCCTACGCCCTGGCAGGAGAGATAGCCCGCTACATCAAGCTGGTTGCCGGCGATCAGCTCCAGACGATTCGTTTTGCCGATCCTGCGCTCGGTACCGGTAGCTTCTATTCCGCTGTGCTCGCTGCATTCGGGAGAGAACAGATCGTGTCTGCGGTCGGCATCGAGCTTGATCCGGCATTGTGCAGCGCTGCTCGCGATCTATGGGCACCCTTCGGGCTTGACGTCGTGCAAGGGGATTTTACACACATTGTTGACACGTTCCAGCGACCGGACGCCCCTAACCTGATACTCGCTAATCCACCGTATGTGCGTCACCATCACCTGCATCGTGAGGAGAAAGAGCGGCTCCGCGCACTCGTCTTTCGCAAGACCGGCGTCCATGTCCACGGTCTCGCCGGGCTGTACGTCTACTTCATGCTGCTGGCGACGGCATGGATGGCTGACGGTGGCTATGCGGCCTGGCTGGTTCCTGCCGAGTTTATGGACGTAAACTACGGGACGGCACTAAAGCGTTACCTCACCGATCACGTGACCCTTCTTCGGATACATCGCTTTGATCCACAGGACGTACAGTTTGGTGACGCGCTGGTTTCATCAGCCGTGCTGGTGTTTCAGAAGGTGCCACCACCGCCCGATCACGTGATTGACGTTACGTTCGGGGGTAGGCTGTCGAACCCGTGGTTCAGTGAGCACATACCGTTGCAATGCCTGCGTGATTCGCGAAAGTGGACGGTTTACCCACGTCATGCCTGCAACGACAGGAGCCTGTCGAGTACTGTTGATACGTTCACGCTCGGTGATCTCTTCCGCATCCAGCGCGGCATTGTCACCGGTAATAACGCATGGTTTGTGATCGAGCGCGCCAGAGCTGCACAGCTTCGCCTTCCGCCACAATTCCTGCGTCCTGTGTTGCCCGCACCACGCTTTCTGAACACAACGATAATTGAGGCCGATCCGGACGGTTACCCACAGATCGAACCACAATTGTGCGTCATCGACTGCAATCTGCCGGAACCGGTGGTACAGGCTCAGTTCCCGAAACTCTGGGAGTATTTTCAAACGGCCGAACAGGCTGGTGTTCGGCGTGGCTATCTGATTGAGCGACGAAACCCCTGGTACCGCCAGGAGCACCGCGATCCGGCACCATTCCTCTGCACATATATGGGGCGCGGCACCGGCGAGCGACGTCCGTTCCGGTTCATCTGGAACCGATCTCGTGCGATTGCAACCAACCTCTACCTGATGCTCTACCCGACGGGCTATCTGGCACAACTCTTACAGCAGCATCCCGATGCCGCCGCTGACGTATTTGCGTTGCTTCATCAGCTCAACAGTAATGAACTGCGCGGCGAAGGGCGCGTGTATGGTGGGGGCCTGCACAAGATCGAACCGGCTGAGCTGGCCCGTATTTCGGCATCTGGGTTCGTTGAGCGCTGGCCTGAATTACAGGCTGGCGCACATCGGCAGTTTGCCTTGTTTGAGGATGTCGGGTAA
- a CDS encoding PaaI family thioesterase yields MHSFHPQTPDWEPRVRASFARQGLMQALHAVIEHLKPGEVAITMPADPTYSQQHGYIHGGAIASILDSACGYAALTLMPVGREVLTVEFKVNFLSPARGQRFLAVGRVVRAGKTVTVCAGEAFTVDGDRRVPIALMQATMMAVPEMPERAAH; encoded by the coding sequence ATGCACAGCTTCCATCCACAAACCCCCGATTGGGAACCGCGTGTCCGGGCCAGTTTTGCCCGTCAGGGGTTGATGCAGGCGCTTCATGCCGTGATCGAACACCTCAAACCCGGCGAGGTGGCAATCACCATGCCTGCCGATCCGACCTACAGCCAGCAGCATGGCTACATCCACGGCGGTGCCATTGCCAGCATTCTGGATAGCGCCTGTGGCTATGCGGCGCTGACATTGATGCCGGTCGGGCGTGAAGTGCTGACGGTGGAATTCAAAGTTAACTTTCTCAGCCCGGCCCGTGGTCAGCGCTTTCTGGCGGTGGGGCGTGTGGTGCGTGCCGGCAAAACGGTGACCGTCTGCGCCGGCGAGGCGTTTACTGTTGATGGTGACCGGCGCGTTCCGATTGCCCTGATGCAGGCGACGATGATGGCGGTGCCGGAGATGCCTGAGCGCGCAGCGCACTGA
- a CDS encoding GNAT family N-acetyltransferase, producing MEIIQPVERQLWWDVARACPYATFFHSPLWTELACRVQPTLRDRTIAARFPNGTRAILPLLELRRCGPLVALMSTFEGCYGGIIADGPLRADDAAALYRQVYRWNVSNFYYLTNPLAPPETLDTTYQFGDEIAHILHLDAPFETIFQRFDKSTRTNYRRGLREGVQIRRAASLADYEAYYRAYRDAVQRWGQPDHYGYPWEFFQHVRTFEQQYPQELTLWVVELDGMVVGGTLAFYWNHHVTAWHGTVTREALKRRAMVVLDVEIVRDAAQRGFRYYDLNTSAGIEGVMNYKRNFATTDHRLARCRYRSPLIRPLHGLIRRQPHPLDQLRRQPEADYPLVTGKQTMG from the coding sequence ATGGAGATTATTCAACCGGTTGAGCGACAACTCTGGTGGGACGTTGCCCGCGCCTGTCCATACGCCACCTTTTTTCACTCTCCGCTATGGACAGAGCTGGCCTGTCGGGTACAACCGACGTTGCGCGACCGCACGATCGCTGCCCGTTTCCCGAATGGCACACGGGCCATTCTCCCGTTACTTGAACTTCGCCGCTGCGGGCCGCTAGTGGCCCTGATGTCAACCTTCGAGGGGTGCTACGGCGGCATTATTGCCGATGGCCCATTACGCGCCGATGATGCCGCTGCGCTCTACCGCCAGGTTTATCGCTGGAATGTGAGCAATTTTTACTACCTGACCAATCCGCTCGCGCCGCCAGAGACCCTCGACACAACCTATCAGTTTGGTGATGAGATTGCCCATATCTTACATCTGGATGCGCCTTTTGAAACAATCTTTCAGCGGTTTGATAAGAGTACGCGCACCAATTACCGGCGTGGCCTACGCGAAGGGGTTCAGATTCGGCGGGCAGCCTCTCTCGCCGATTACGAAGCCTACTATCGGGCATACCGCGATGCGGTACAGCGCTGGGGCCAGCCCGATCACTACGGCTATCCGTGGGAGTTCTTCCAGCATGTCCGTACCTTTGAACAGCAATACCCCCAAGAGCTGACGCTGTGGGTGGTCGAGCTGGATGGGATGGTAGTTGGTGGTACGCTGGCGTTCTACTGGAATCACCATGTGACGGCGTGGCACGGTACCGTGACCCGCGAGGCGCTCAAGCGACGGGCAATGGTTGTCCTCGATGTGGAGATTGTGCGCGATGCTGCACAGCGCGGATTCCGCTACTACGACCTCAATACCAGCGCCGGAATCGAAGGAGTGATGAACTACAAACGCAATTTTGCTACAACCGATCACCGGCTTGCCCGCTGCCGCTATCGCAGTCCGCTCATTCGCCCATTGCACGGCCTCATCCGCCGCCAACCACACCCGCTCGATCAACTGCGCCGTCAGCCAGAGGCAGATTACCCGCTGGTCACCGGCAAGCAGACAATGGGCTAG